One part of the Methanofastidiosum sp. genome encodes these proteins:
- a CDS encoding 50S ribosomal protein L37e, whose protein sequence is MSKGTPSYGKRNNKTHVRCRRCGNHSYHASHGICASCGFGKSAKMRSYNWCKRK, encoded by the coding sequence ATGAGTAAAGGAACACCTTCCTACGGTAAGAGGAACAATAAAACACATGTAAGATGCAGAAGGTGTGGAAATCATTCGTATCATGCTTCTCATGGTATCTGTGCATCATGTGGCTTTGGTAAATCTGCAAAGATGAGAAGCTACAATTGGTGTAAAAGGAAATGA